One part of the Arthrobacter tumbae genome encodes these proteins:
- a CDS encoding class II fumarate hydratase, translating into MTIDSQDNVDYRIEHDTMGEVRVPANALYRAQTQRAVENFPISGKTLERTHIEALARIKKAAATANAELGVLDDELARAIEAAADQVASGKYDGDFPIDVFQTGSGTSSNMNTNEVLAELATRALKEGGSDKVVHPNDHVNASQSSNDVFPTSVHVAATSALITDLIPALEYLAESLERKAEEFKGVVKSGRTHLMDATPVTLGQEFGGYAAQVRYGVERINASLPRVAEVPLGGTAVGTGINTPAGFSARVIELLAGDTGLPLTEARNHFEAQANRDGLVEASGQLRNIAYSFMKINNDLRWMGSGPNTGLGEIAIPDLQPGSSIMPGKVNPVICEAAIMVAAQVIGNDTTIALSSTNGAFELNVGIPVMAANLLESIRLLANTSRVMADKMIDGLTANEERARFLAEASPSIVTPLNKYIGYENAAKIAKKAVAEGLTVREAVVALGYVERGELTEAQLDEALDVLSMTRPPQ; encoded by the coding sequence ATGACAATTGATTCCCAGGACAACGTCGACTACCGCATCGAACACGACACCATGGGCGAGGTTCGGGTTCCCGCAAACGCCCTCTACCGAGCACAGACACAGCGTGCCGTAGAAAACTTTCCGATCTCCGGCAAGACGCTGGAGCGGACGCACATCGAAGCGCTGGCACGAATCAAGAAGGCGGCGGCCACCGCCAATGCCGAGCTGGGAGTGCTCGACGACGAGCTCGCACGCGCCATCGAAGCCGCTGCAGACCAGGTTGCGTCCGGAAAGTACGACGGCGACTTCCCCATTGACGTGTTCCAGACCGGGTCCGGAACCTCCTCGAACATGAACACCAACGAGGTTCTCGCCGAGCTCGCAACACGTGCGCTGAAGGAGGGCGGCAGCGACAAGGTGGTCCATCCCAATGACCACGTCAACGCGTCGCAGTCCTCCAATGACGTGTTCCCGACGTCCGTTCATGTCGCCGCAACCTCCGCGCTGATCACTGACCTGATCCCGGCACTTGAATACCTGGCGGAGTCGCTTGAGCGAAAGGCAGAGGAGTTCAAGGGCGTCGTGAAGTCCGGCCGCACGCACCTCATGGATGCCACCCCCGTCACGCTCGGACAGGAATTCGGAGGCTACGCTGCCCAGGTCCGCTACGGCGTCGAGCGCATCAACGCGTCCCTCCCCCGTGTTGCCGAGGTTCCCCTGGGAGGCACCGCCGTCGGAACGGGCATCAATACCCCCGCCGGCTTCTCCGCACGCGTGATCGAACTGCTCGCTGGAGACACCGGGCTGCCGCTCACCGAAGCACGCAACCACTTCGAGGCGCAGGCGAACCGCGACGGACTGGTTGAGGCATCGGGTCAGCTGCGGAACATTGCGTACTCGTTCATGAAGATCAACAATGACCTGCGCTGGATGGGTTCCGGTCCCAATACCGGTCTCGGTGAGATCGCCATTCCCGACCTGCAGCCGGGATCCTCGATTATGCCGGGCAAGGTCAATCCCGTGATTTGCGAGGCCGCCATCATGGTTGCCGCCCAGGTCATCGGCAATGACACCACCATTGCGCTGTCCTCGACCAACGGTGCATTCGAACTCAATGTCGGCATTCCGGTGATGGCCGCCAACCTGCTCGAGTCCATCCGCCTGCTCGCCAACACCAGCCGGGTGATGGCGGACAAGATGATCGACGGACTCACGGCCAATGAGGAGCGTGCGCGCTTCCTTGCCGAGGCGTCGCCGTCGATCGTGACGCCGCTGAACAAGTACATCGGCTACGAGAACGCCGCGAAAATTGCCAAGAAGGCTGTCGCCGAGGGGCTCACGGTCCGGGAGGCCGTCGTCGCGCTCGGATATGTGGAGCGCGGGGAACTCACGGAAGCGCAGCTGGATGAGGCGCTCGACGTGCTCTCGATGACACGCCCGCCGCAGTAA
- a CDS encoding carbonic anhydrase → MNEQLTPAEAWQKLSDGNARFISSSSSHPNQDASRRASLVNTQDPFAVIFGCSDSRLAAEIIFDVGLGDIFVVRTAGQVIDDAVLGSLEYSVSVLNVPLIVILGHDSCGAVTATANAIDSGTMPVGFIRDLVERITSSVLTARRNGDTDINAAVEEHIRQTAQRLVDSSRVIADAVENGSTAVVGVTYHLDEGKADLVSQLGSL, encoded by the coding sequence GTGAACGAGCAACTGACTCCCGCTGAAGCCTGGCAGAAACTGAGTGATGGAAATGCACGGTTCATTTCCTCCTCGTCGTCCCACCCCAATCAGGACGCCTCCCGTCGCGCGTCGCTGGTGAATACCCAGGATCCTTTCGCTGTCATTTTCGGCTGCTCGGATTCCCGTCTGGCTGCCGAGATCATTTTCGACGTCGGACTCGGCGACATTTTCGTCGTCCGTACGGCCGGGCAAGTGATTGATGACGCGGTGCTCGGGTCGCTTGAATACAGCGTGAGCGTCCTCAACGTGCCGCTCATCGTCATCCTCGGACATGATTCCTGTGGTGCAGTCACGGCCACTGCCAACGCCATCGACTCCGGAACCATGCCTGTGGGCTTCATCCGCGACCTGGTTGAACGCATCACCTCCTCCGTGCTGACCGCACGCCGCAATGGTGACACCGACATCAACGCCGCAGTGGAGGAACACATCCGGCAGACCGCACAGCGGCTGGTGGACTCGTCCCGCGTCATCGCCGACGCCGTCGAAAACGGGTCCACCGCCGTCGTCGGCGTTACCTACCATCTGGATGAAGGCAAGGCCGACCTCGTTTCGCAACTGGGCAGTCTGTGA
- a CDS encoding DUF4245 domain-containing protein, with translation MSNTQENQQEAPATPVLTAKQAKRANASSIGMFIATAVTLALVLFVVLLNPTHTAETYTRDIDVATIASQAEDAAGYEPAAAVLPDGWTSNYARWTGTASDGVAFWEVGYLTPEREFIQVTQTNNSNPTWLSQRLEGAEPAGQRVIDGVTWELLDSTSGDAFLTTEQGGFTLILNGTADLAQFDVLGSAVLNDLG, from the coding sequence GTGAGCAATACCCAGGAGAACCAGCAGGAGGCACCGGCAACCCCGGTGCTCACGGCCAAGCAGGCAAAGCGCGCCAACGCCTCATCCATCGGCATGTTCATCGCCACTGCCGTCACCCTGGCGCTCGTGCTCTTCGTGGTACTGCTCAATCCCACGCACACCGCCGAAACCTACACGCGGGACATCGACGTCGCCACCATCGCCTCCCAGGCGGAGGACGCCGCCGGTTACGAGCCTGCCGCGGCTGTTCTTCCGGACGGCTGGACCTCCAACTACGCACGCTGGACGGGAACCGCATCAGACGGCGTTGCCTTCTGGGAAGTGGGTTATCTCACACCCGAACGCGAGTTCATTCAGGTCACACAGACCAACAACTCCAACCCCACCTGGCTGTCGCAGCGCCTTGAAGGCGCAGAACCCGCCGGACAACGCGTGATCGACGGCGTTACCTGGGAACTGCTCGACAGCACCTCCGGCGATGCATTCCTCACCACCGAACAGGGCGGCTTCACGCTCATCCTGAACGGGACGGCGGACCTCGCCCAGTTCGATGTCCTCGGCAGCGCCGTGCTCAACGATCTGGGCTAG
- the glpX gene encoding class II fructose-bisphosphatase has product MSDTAKNAQYSTLSPALAVGDDEPDRNLALELVRVTEAAAIAGGHWVGFGDKNKADGAAVDAMRSLLSTVHFNGVVVIGEGEKDEAPMLYNGEHVGDGSGPECDVAVDPIDGTRLTALGINNALAVLAVAERGTMFDPSAVFYMEKLVTGPEAADMVDLRLPVKQNLHLIAKAKGKKVNQINVMILDRDRHRPLVQEIRDAGARTRFLMDGDVAGAIAAAREGTDIDALMGIGGTPEGIVAACAIKSLGGVIQGRLWPTSDEEKQKALDAGHDLERVLSTNDLVTSDNCYFAATGITDGDLLRGVRYSGGKVLTQSIVMRSKSGTIRVVDGEHQAHKWESYARLS; this is encoded by the coding sequence GTGTCCGACACCGCAAAAAACGCGCAGTATTCCACCCTTTCACCCGCCCTCGCAGTGGGGGATGACGAGCCGGACCGCAACCTGGCCCTGGAGCTGGTGCGCGTCACCGAAGCCGCAGCCATTGCCGGCGGGCACTGGGTAGGCTTCGGCGACAAGAACAAGGCCGACGGCGCCGCCGTTGACGCCATGCGTTCCCTCCTCTCAACCGTCCACTTCAACGGCGTTGTGGTCATCGGCGAGGGCGAGAAAGACGAAGCGCCCATGCTCTACAACGGTGAGCATGTAGGGGATGGCAGCGGTCCCGAGTGCGACGTCGCGGTGGACCCGATCGACGGCACCCGCCTGACGGCGCTGGGCATCAACAACGCGCTCGCGGTTCTGGCTGTGGCCGAGCGCGGGACCATGTTCGACCCCTCGGCCGTCTTCTATATGGAGAAGCTGGTCACCGGTCCGGAAGCCGCGGACATGGTGGACCTCCGCCTTCCCGTGAAGCAGAACCTGCACCTGATCGCCAAGGCCAAGGGCAAGAAGGTCAACCAGATCAACGTCATGATCCTCGACCGCGACCGCCACCGCCCGCTTGTCCAGGAGATCCGCGACGCCGGTGCCCGCACCCGGTTCCTCATGGACGGCGACGTCGCAGGTGCCATCGCGGCCGCCCGTGAAGGCACCGACATCGATGCCCTGATGGGTATCGGTGGAACACCGGAGGGCATCGTTGCTGCGTGTGCGATCAAGTCGCTGGGAGGCGTGATCCAGGGCCGGCTCTGGCCCACCAGCGACGAGGAGAAGCAGAAAGCGCTCGACGCCGGCCATGACCTTGAGCGCGTCCTCTCCACCAATGACCTGGTCACCAGTGACAACTGCTACTTCGCTGCAACCGGCATCACCGACGGCGACCTGCTGCGGGGCGTCCGCTATTCCGGCGGCAAGGTGCTCACCCAGTCGATCGTGATGCGCTCGAAGTCGGGCACCATCCGTGTAGTTGACGGCGAGCACCAGGCCCACAAGTGGGAGAGCTACGCGCGCTTGAGCTAG
- a CDS encoding lipid II:glycine glycyltransferase FemX, with product MNLVIAPCWNAPEWDAAVNRLNGHPQQLWGWGQTKADHGWRTDRLLLNRDGETIACAQILIRRLPLPFRALVYIPRGPVCNAGDAQEVLEALGNYARDAYAGTVLSIEPDWDADSDFSGAVRSAGFRATENTILIPRTLILDLSCTEDELLAGMSKKHRQYIRKSAREELEFREVTREEIPDCLTVYRETAERAGFGIHEDGYYLDIHQNLGAASPVYAAFQGRTMVAFLWLSASDHTAFELYGGMTEEGERLRANYALKWLAIREMKERGVERYDFNGLLNDGVSKFKMGWAKHENLLMGTWDKPLSPLYPVYATAMPLARRGISAARGAVGTLRTKAMPALRNKALPALRDKALPALKSKVASLRGGRGQAPTRQD from the coding sequence ATGAACCTCGTCATTGCTCCGTGTTGGAACGCGCCCGAATGGGACGCAGCGGTCAACCGCCTGAATGGTCACCCGCAGCAGCTGTGGGGGTGGGGGCAGACGAAGGCCGACCACGGCTGGCGGACTGACCGGCTCCTCCTGAACAGGGACGGCGAAACCATTGCGTGTGCCCAGATCCTGATCCGGCGGCTGCCCCTGCCGTTCCGCGCCCTCGTCTATATCCCGCGCGGTCCTGTATGCAACGCGGGGGACGCCCAGGAAGTCCTCGAAGCACTCGGCAACTACGCCCGCGACGCTTACGCAGGCACCGTGCTCAGCATTGAGCCGGATTGGGACGCGGACTCGGACTTCTCCGGAGCAGTGCGTTCTGCAGGCTTCCGTGCCACCGAGAACACCATCCTCATTCCGCGGACGCTCATCCTCGACCTGTCGTGCACCGAGGACGAGCTGCTCGCCGGGATGTCGAAGAAGCACCGCCAGTACATCCGCAAGTCCGCTCGGGAAGAACTCGAATTCCGTGAGGTCACCCGGGAGGAGATCCCTGACTGCCTCACGGTCTACCGGGAAACGGCGGAGCGTGCCGGCTTCGGCATCCACGAGGACGGCTACTACCTCGACATCCACCAGAACCTCGGGGCTGCTTCACCCGTGTACGCAGCCTTCCAGGGGCGCACCATGGTGGCGTTCCTTTGGCTGTCTGCTAGCGATCACACCGCCTTCGAACTGTACGGCGGCATGACGGAGGAGGGCGAACGGCTCCGGGCCAACTACGCCCTCAAATGGCTTGCCATCCGCGAGATGAAGGAGCGCGGCGTCGAGCGTTATGACTTCAACGGACTCCTGAATGACGGCGTGTCCAAGTTCAAAATGGGCTGGGCCAAGCACGAGAACCTGCTGATGGGTACCTGGGACAAGCCGCTGTCACCGCTCTACCCGGTGTACGCCACGGCGATGCCACTGGCGCGCAGGGGAATCTCCGCAGCACGCGGCGCTGTGGGCACACTGAGGACAAAAGCTATGCCGGCGCTCAGAAACAAGGCGCTGCCAGCACTCAGGGACAAAGCCCTGCCGGCCCTCAAGTCTAAGGTTGCGTCTCTTCGTGGCGGCCGCGGACAGGCCCCAACCCGCCAGGATTAG